The DNA segment GCGGGAGCACGGCATTTGAAAACCGTCAGCCGAATATATGTACAAAAGTTGATAGTAGTACATATATTCAATTACTTCCGTCAAGGGCAAGTAACCGTTATTTCAACTTCTGGCATTGGCGATAAAGTTACCCTTTATCGCCAAAAATTTCATTCTACTTTCTAAGCCAAAAACCCTTTTATGACCATGGCTGGTTGATGAAAGAAACACTTTCGGAGATATTTTTTTCAGCAAATATTCCAATTGGTTGTAAGCAATTTTGAGGTATTTGAGCATCTGCTGCTGCTTGAAGAACATCTGGCCAGCTACTTGGGTTTAGTGCTATCAACAGTCCGCCGTTAGTTTGGGGGTCGCTGGCTAAGGTAAAGCCCAAAGTGTCTTCTACTTTAACGCGGTTATCAAAAGATTTCCAATTACGATTAGCTAAGCCGGGAGGCTGCTTTTCAGAATAAATATCAAGAAAACCCGGCAGCGTTGGAATATTGGGTACAAATATCTTAGCGATATGCTGGGGAAGTTTGGCTGTCATCTCCAAGAGGTGCCCTCCTAAACCAAATCCAGTGATGTCTGTTATAGCATTTACACCGGAGATATTGGCTGCCAATGCCCCAAAAGAATTGAGTTTGCGCATAGACGAAACTGCTTCTTGGTAAAACTCTTCCGAAAAACTCGGATCTAAGCGTTTCGTTTTGGTTATCAGTCCGGTACCAATTGGCTTTGTTATGAAGAGCCAGTCGCCGGGTTGTGGGGTGTTATTTTGTTTAAAGTTATGTTTACCAACAATGCCGGTTACAGCTAATCCAAAAAAGGGTTCGGCGGAGGCGATGCTGTGCCCGCCGGCTAAGGGAATTTGTGCGCGGTTACAGGTAGCGCTTCCGCCTGCCAATACTTGGCCGGCTTCCGCAATAGGTATTTTATCAACAGGCCAGCCCAATATCGAAACAGCAGAAACGGGCTTCCCGCCCATCGCATAAACATCACTAATCGCATTTGCCGCAGCAATTTCTCCATAGATGAACGCATCATCCACAATAGGCGTGAAAAAATCAACGGTGTTTACTAAATAAATATCTGCACCAATATCAATGATTGCCGCATCATCTCTTCCGTCATATCCTACAATTAATGAATCGTGTTTTGTTTTGGGTAAAGATTCTATTATTTCGCTCAAAACACCGGGGTCTAATTTGCAACTACAACCTAAGTTTGTAGTGGACTGCGTTAAACGGTAATTACTCATCCGAATTGTGTAAAGTTAGATTGTTTTTGCTGAATAAGATTATTCAGCAAAAGTTGTTTTTTTCAGCAGTTGTTTTGTTAAGGTAGTTCATGCTGGGCAACTTCAGCCAATAGTTCTATAAGTTGTGTATGCACTTTTTGGTTAGAAGCTACGATAGATTTTCCCCATAGGGGAAATGTTTTTCCGTCAAAAGTAGATACAAATCCGCCGGCTTCTTGGATAATTAGTATTCCGGCGGCAATATCCCATGGGCTTAGTAGGGCTTCAAAGAAGCAGTCGAAGCGTCCGCAGGCTACATAGGCTAAGTCTAAGGCGGCAGATCCTAAGCGACGAAGCCCGCGAACGGTTTGCATTACGTTGCTGAGCATCTTTAAGTAATCTGCAATATGCTCAAAACGGGTGTACGGAAATCCGGTTGCGATAAGTGAATTTGAAATCGCTGTTTCTGTACTTACGGTTATTTTTTTCCCATTCAGAAAAGCACCCTGTGTAGCTATTGCCGAAAAAAGTTCTGCTCGATTTACTTCATAAATAATTCCCAATACCAATGTTTGTTTGTATTGCAAGGCGAGGCTAATGCAGTATAAAGGCACTCCATGGATAAAGTTTGTAGTGCCGTCCAGTGGGTCAATGATCCAGATAAAGTCGTGATGTAAATTTTTTGAACCTGTTTCTTCATTAACGAATCCGCTATTAGGGATTAGTTGCTGGCAGCAAGAAACAAGTTGTTCTTCGGCAGTTCTATCTACATAGGAAACGAGGTTATTTTTTCCTTTAAATTCGATGCGGTCGCCACTGAATTTTAACCGTTCTTGCCGGATAAATTCACCGGTTTTTTGGATTTGATTGATTAAAATAGTTTGCCATTGCTGAATCTGGTCTAAAAAGTCAGCTGTTAAATTTAGTTGGGTATTCATTTGGCGTTATCGTCAGTAATTTCAAATTCGACTCTGCGGTTTTGGGAGCGTCCTTCTTCGGTGTCATTGGAAGCAACTGGCCGTGTATTACCATAACCAATGTAGCTAAGTTGAGTTTTGGGAACTCCGGCCACTATCAGATAATCAACAATTTTTTTAGCTCTGGCTTCAGAAAGTCGAAGATTATAGTCTGGTGTGCCACCTCTATCGGTATGCCCGGCAATGCGAATTTTTAAATTTGGGTTTTCCTTTAAAAAATCTGCAATTTGGTTTAAGGCGTAATATGATTCTTCCAGTAATTCTGCTGATGCATATTTAAAGTAAACGTTGCGCATCACCAATTTCGCATTTTTTTCAATTTTATTTAGCTTAATACCCACAACAATTTCGTGGTTATAGGTTCCGGTAGGTTTGGGAACGGAGTAGCTGTATGGCAAATAGCCTTCTTTTTTGACTTCAATATTCCATGTATTTGGGGTGATTATTTGGCTGAAAGTGCCTCCTTTTGCTTCTAAGGTACGAAGGGTTATTTGGGCTATGGTGTCTGTTGCTATTAGTTTAATTTCGGCAGAAAGGGGTGCATTTGTTTTGGCATCTGTAACTGTACCTTTTAAGACAATTTCTTCTTTGGGTTTAGTTTGTTGAGGGGGAGGGGGATATTTGTAGGTGATGGTTATTTTTCTGATAGCATGGTTTTTAAAGTCGCATACGAAGCTGGCATCTTTTCCGTTGTGGCATATTTCAACGGGGTCATAGAATTGGGCATCTTCGCCGTGCCCATTTACGAGTCCGACAGAGCCGGTACCGGCTAAACGCCAAAGTACTTTTCGGTTCAAATCAACTTGAACGATGGTGTTGCTGCCGCCGTCAGCGATGAATAAGTTTCCCTTTGAGTCTGTGCAGATTCCGCCGGCAAAGTTTGAAGCGGAGTTCGCAAAGTTCAGTTGTTTTACTTTTCCGGTACTATCTCTGTAGCCGGTAAGTTTGCTATTCAGAATTGTGGTGGTTTTTCCGCTTGTAGTTAGCATACGGATACATCGGTTTCTGCTATCAACTAAGTAGATGTAGTCATTTGCGTCAATACAGATTCCGAGTGGGTCGTTAAATTGTGCGCTGCTTCCTTGTCCGTCTGCGTAGCCCGGGAGGCCATTTCCGGCAATGGTTGTTACTTTTCCTTCTGGTGTAATTTTTCGGATGGCGTTGTTTCCCATATCCATCACATATAGGTTTCTGGCTTTATCAATACAGAGGCCAATCGGGTATCTGAATCGGGCTTCTTGTGTTTCTCCATTTTGAAATCCTTCCAGTGGAACTCCGGCAAATACACTTACGATTCCGTCCGGAGTGATTTTTCGGATGCAATGGTTGTTATAATCAGCTACAAAGACATTACCGAATTTATCTACGGCAAGGCCCTTGGGGCCATTAAATTGGGCAAATTTTCCCAATCCATTTTTAAAGCCGGCTATTCCGTTTCCCGCAAGAGTTGTAACGGTTCCATTTGTGGTGATTTTTCGGACGGCGTTGTTGTTATCATCAGAAAAATAGATATTTCCGTTACCGTCCATAGCGATACCATTAGGTCCGTTAAGGCGGGCAGAAGTCCCTAAGCCATCTACAAAACCAGATCCATTTCCGCCGGCAAACGTAGAAACTTCTGAAACCATTTGTTGGGAATAGCTCCAGTAGCTAACCCTTAGCAAAAAGCACACAATAAAAAAATACCTAAGCCACATAGTTAGCACAAAAATACAAGATTAACTTTTCAAAAAATATACCAATCTATGAGTAAATTTCTTTTGTAATCAAATTTAATACATTAATGGATTAAAGGCATAAAACTTTTGCTTTTACATATCTGCCGAATCTTTCCAGTAGTCTATCCATTGTTTTACGGTATAGGCATCTTTTATGTCAAAATCCCCTATGTGAGTTCTGCGTAAGGAACTTAAATAAGCCGGAACACCTAAGATTTCACCGATGTCTCGTGCTAATGACCGAATATAGGTTCCAGAACTGCATTTAACATAAAGTTCTGCACTTTGAAGCCCAGTAGAAAGAATCCTCAATTCATAAATAGTTACTTTTCTGGTAGGCATAATCACTTCATTACCAACTCTTGCCAAATGATAGGCACGTTTTCCCTGAATATGTATGGCGGAAAATATCGGCGGAACTTGGTCAATTTCTCCTCTAAATTTTAATAGATTGCTTTCTAATTGATTGGTATCCAGAATATAATCCGGTATAATTTGTTCTTCTGGAAATTCTGCGTCTAAGGAGGGAGTTGTTGCGCCAAAGCGTACATTGGCTATGTAGGTTTTGGATTGCCCCATAAAATGGGAAATTTCCTTAGTTTTCTTACCCGTTGCAACTAAGAGCAAGCCACTTGCCAGCGGATCTAAGGTTCCGGCATGGCCTACTTTCTTGATTTTTAGTGTATTGCGTATCTTAGCTACTACATCAAAAGATGTCCAATGAAGCTCTTTATCAATCAGTAACCAACTGCTTTCTTTTGCCTCTAAAGCAGAAATCATTGTGAATTTGGGTAAAATAATGAGTTTTAATGTAAATAAAATCTCCAGCGAAATTAGGTACTTATTTTTTAGCAAAAAACACAATATCATGCAAACCAAAAGACTAACATGATTTCGGTATTTTTACTTAGTAATGATGATTAAAATTAAAAGCAAAATACAGCTGACAGAGATTATGAATAAAAAGTTTATATGAAATCAACTATCTGATTTTCAATGATATTTTTTAGCAGTTTTCCCAGAAAAATTCTTCTGTTCATTAGGTGGGTTCTAAAAATAAAAAAACTAATTCTTAGAACCCACCTAATATCTTTGTTCTCATAAAACCTTAACTTATATAAAGTCTAATTTTTAATTAGAAGCAATCTTCGGTTTCAGATTGAGTTTCTGTATCGGGCTGCTAAACAGCACTTAGGTCTTAGCCACTGTGAAGTAAGACGTAAAGAAAAGTTCCATTTCCATATCAACACTTCACTCACGAGCATCAGCTTAATAGCCGCTTAAATCTTTATCAAAGTATTGGTAGCGTGAACACAAGGCTAACAAAATCATACAAATCATTAATAATAAATTAATTACATAATTTTATATTGTTTAAAATTTTTTCTAAGTTTGTATAGGATAATAATTGTTTAGGGAACGTTAATTAAGTAAAGCGATGGCGAAACAGACAAAAGTATTTAAGCAGGAGTTGGGGGATTTTAAAAACGTTAAGCCGGTACTTACCCCACTTCATTGTTTTTCTTGCGGCACTCCGGTTGTTTTATCAGAAAATAAGGTTGCTATTTGCACTTCTTGCGGGAACGAGAATCCGATACCAGA comes from the Bacteroidia bacterium genome and includes:
- a CDS encoding OmpA family protein, whose amino-acid sequence is MVSEVSTFAGGNGSGFVDGLGTSARLNGPNGIAMDGNGNIYFSDDNNNAVRKITTNGTVTTLAGNGIAGFKNGLGKFAQFNGPKGLAVDKFGNVFVADYNNHCIRKITPDGIVSVFAGVPLEGFQNGETQEARFRYPIGLCIDKARNLYVMDMGNNAIRKITPEGKVTTIAGNGLPGYADGQGSSAQFNDPLGICIDANDYIYLVDSRNRCIRMLTTSGKTTTILNSKLTGYRDSTGKVKQLNFANSASNFAGGICTDSKGNLFIADGGSNTIVQVDLNRKVLWRLAGTGSVGLVNGHGEDAQFYDPVEICHNGKDASFVCDFKNHAIRKITITYKYPPPPQQTKPKEEIVLKGTVTDAKTNAPLSAEIKLIATDTIAQITLRTLEAKGGTFSQIITPNTWNIEVKKEGYLPYSYSVPKPTGTYNHEIVVGIKLNKIEKNAKLVMRNVYFKYASAELLEESYYALNQIADFLKENPNLKIRIAGHTDRGGTPDYNLRLSEARAKKIVDYLIVAGVPKTQLSYIGYGNTRPVASNDTEEGRSQNRRVEFEITDDNAK
- the selD gene encoding selenide, water dikinase SelD, coding for MSNYRLTQSTTNLGCSCKLDPGVLSEIIESLPKTKHDSLIVGYDGRDDAAIIDIGADIYLVNTVDFFTPIVDDAFIYGEIAAANAISDVYAMGGKPVSAVSILGWPVDKIPIAEAGQVLAGGSATCNRAQIPLAGGHSIASAEPFFGLAVTGIVGKHNFKQNNTPQPGDWLFITKPIGTGLITKTKRLDPSFSEEFYQEAVSSMRKLNSFGALAANISGVNAITDITGFGLGGHLLEMTAKLPQHIAKIFVPNIPTLPGFLDIYSEKQPPGLANRNWKSFDNRVKVEDTLGFTLASDPQTNGGLLIALNPSSWPDVLQAAADAQIPQNCLQPIGIFAEKNISESVSFINQPWS
- a CDS encoding inositol monophosphatase, which gives rise to MNTQLNLTADFLDQIQQWQTILINQIQKTGEFIRQERLKFSGDRIEFKGKNNLVSYVDRTAEEQLVSCCQQLIPNSGFVNEETGSKNLHHDFIWIIDPLDGTTNFIHGVPLYCISLALQYKQTLVLGIIYEVNRAELFSAIATQGAFLNGKKITVSTETAISNSLIATGFPYTRFEHIADYLKMLSNVMQTVRGLRRLGSAALDLAYVACGRFDCFFEALLSPWDIAAGILIIQEAGGFVSTFDGKTFPLWGKSIVASNQKVHTQLIELLAEVAQHELP
- the truB gene encoding tRNA pseudouridine(55) synthase TruB, translating into MISALEAKESSWLLIDKELHWTSFDVVAKIRNTLKIKKVGHAGTLDPLASGLLLVATGKKTKEISHFMGQSKTYIANVRFGATTPSLDAEFPEEQIIPDYILDTNQLESNLLKFRGEIDQVPPIFSAIHIQGKRAYHLARVGNEVIMPTRKVTIYELRILSTGLQSAELYVKCSSGTYIRSLARDIGEILGVPAYLSSLRRTHIGDFDIKDAYTVKQWIDYWKDSADM